One region of Candidatus Omnitrophota bacterium genomic DNA includes:
- a CDS encoding sulfide/dihydroorotate dehydrogenase-like FAD/NAD-binding protein: protein MHKIAEKKQLADTITLMKVEAPMVVREAKPGQFVVVRLDEFAERIPLTICDADKARGTVTLIIQQLGRSTKDLCALKAGDQIRDILGPLGNPTEIEKFGTVVIIGGGVGAAELYTAAKALKEKGNKVITIIGARNKSLIILEDEFKPIADEVLITTDDGSYGIKGFVTDALKKVISEQKVDRVICCGPIPMMKAVTMTAKPHNIPAIVSLNAILLDATGMCGSCRCTIEGKTKFSCVDGPEFDGYKVDFDELMARNKRFLDEERRALEV, encoded by the coding sequence ATGCATAAGATAGCGGAGAAGAAGCAACTTGCGGATACGATAACTTTAATGAAAGTCGAAGCGCCGATGGTAGTGCGCGAGGCGAAGCCCGGGCAGTTCGTGGTCGTCCGGCTCGATGAGTTCGCCGAGAGGATACCGCTTACGATATGCGACGCTGACAAGGCGCGCGGGACCGTGACGCTCATCATACAGCAGCTCGGCAGGTCGACGAAAGACCTCTGCGCGTTAAAGGCGGGGGACCAGATAAGGGATATATTGGGGCCGCTGGGCAACCCCACGGAGATCGAAAAGTTCGGGACCGTGGTGATAATCGGCGGCGGCGTCGGCGCTGCGGAATTATATACCGCGGCAAAGGCCCTGAAAGAAAAAGGCAATAAGGTCATCACCATAATCGGCGCCCGCAACAAGAGTCTTATAATACTCGAGGATGAATTCAAGCCGATCGCCGACGAGGTGCTTATCACCACAGACGACGGAAGCTACGGCATCAAGGGTTTCGTGACCGACGCCCTTAAAAAGGTCATCTCGGAACAGAAGGTCGACCGCGTCATCTGCTGCGGCCCGATACCGATGATGAAAGCGGTCACCATGACCGCGAAGCCGCATAATATCCCCGCGATAGTGAGCCTGAACGCGATACTTTTGGACGCGACAGGGATGTGCGGGAGCTGCCGCTGCACCATAGAGGGCAAGACGAAGTTCTCGTGCGTCGACGGCCCGGAATTTGACGGATATAAAGTGGATTTTGACGAACTCATGGCGAGGAACAAGAGGTTCCTGGACGAAGAAAGGAGAGCGCTCGAGGTATAA